Proteins found in one Bacteroidota bacterium genomic segment:
- a CDS encoding gliding motility-associated C-terminal domain-containing protein: MVKYKEILFVIAFYFSPQINNVVAQREPNIWYFGEGAGLDFNSGGPIALTNGMIYTDEGTASISDPVGNLLFYTNGEKVYNKNHIQMPNGIGLYGSFTTTQTLIVRQPGSTRYYYIFTAAPQVRSAGLRYSKIDMKLDGGLGDVVISQKNIPLYVPTCEKIAGVQHCNNRDVWVVTHELNTNGFRTYLITSSGIDTVAVKSNAGIIIPGDIGSGRTAIGQLKASSDGKKLACASSFSINRFELFDFNNSTGIISNAIIFPALTPISVYGGAYGVEFSPDRTKLYCSIANNFYGKIYQIDLCAGSDSAIANSAVLIANVSEITGSLQLAPDKKIYVAKHKQQWLGVINNPNNFGIGCNYINNGFFLGGKMSSLGLPNYVSNYFKTPSPPFTDSSNCLNVSFTAPTLNVSNCIGSLNNITSVLWNFGDPNSGVNDTSSIINPTHVFSNGGIFNVTLILNYPCGSDTFIQSVPVSTNANLNLLITSSSTDCDTANGIANVNMGSGSPPYTFLWSDGQTTSMASGLNAGTYNVIVTDVNGCKQAATASVISKAGTANAGIDATINFGSSTQLNAAGGGTYSWSPSDGLSCTDCQSPFATPSQTTIYTVIVTDTNGCTATDDVKVKINCGELFVPTAFSPNGDGENDVCYVRGHCILSLDFSIFNRWGEKVFETAHQSYGWDGTYRGQSCSNGVYIYYLNGTLVDGSAISKKGNITLVK; this comes from the coding sequence ATGGTAAAGTATAAAGAAATTTTGTTTGTTATTGCCTTTTACTTTTCGCCGCAAATAAATAATGTTGTTGCGCAAAGGGAACCCAATATTTGGTATTTTGGAGAAGGCGCTGGATTAGACTTTAATTCTGGAGGTCCGATTGCTCTTACAAATGGTATGATATATACAGACGAAGGAACTGCTTCCATTTCAGACCCTGTTGGAAATCTGCTTTTTTATACGAATGGAGAAAAAGTCTACAATAAGAATCACATCCAGATGCCAAATGGAATCGGTCTCTATGGTAGCTTTACTACAACACAGACCTTAATTGTCAGGCAGCCGGGCAGTACCAGATATTATTATATATTTACTGCAGCTCCACAAGTAAGATCTGCCGGTTTGCGATATTCCAAAATTGATATGAAACTTGATGGTGGGTTGGGCGATGTTGTAATTTCACAAAAAAATATTCCTCTTTATGTTCCTACATGTGAAAAAATTGCAGGAGTACAACATTGCAATAACCGGGATGTTTGGGTAGTTACCCATGAATTAAACACGAATGGATTTCGAACATATTTAATAACATCTTCAGGTATAGATACAGTAGCTGTCAAGAGTAATGCAGGGATTATTATTCCTGGAGATATTGGTTCCGGTCGTACAGCCATCGGACAATTAAAAGCTTCTTCTGATGGAAAAAAACTGGCTTGTGCAAGTAGTTTCAGTATCAATCGTTTTGAATTGTTTGACTTTAATAATTCGACAGGAATTATATCTAATGCAATTATTTTTCCGGCATTGACACCAATCTCAGTTTATGGAGGTGCGTATGGAGTTGAATTTTCGCCGGATCGTACAAAATTGTATTGCAGTATAGCGAATAATTTTTATGGAAAAATTTACCAAATTGATCTTTGTGCCGGTTCCGATTCAGCAATAGCAAATTCAGCAGTTTTAATCGCTAACGTATCAGAAATTACAGGATCCCTTCAGTTAGCTCCTGATAAAAAAATTTATGTTGCAAAGCATAAACAACAGTGGCTGGGAGTTATTAATAACCCGAATAATTTTGGTATAGGATGCAACTATATTAATAATGGATTTTTTTTGGGTGGCAAAATGAGTAGTTTGGGACTTCCGAATTACGTTTCCAATTATTTTAAAACACCTTCCCCTCCTTTTACAGATTCATCGAATTGTCTTAATGTTAGTTTCACTGCCCCAACCTTAAACGTTTCCAATTGTATAGGTTCTCTCAATAACATTACTTCTGTATTATGGAATTTTGGAGACCCCAATTCCGGAGTAAATGATACTTCATCGATTATTAATCCAACTCATGTTTTTTCCAATGGAGGAATATTTAATGTCACTTTAATTTTAAATTATCCATGCGGTAGCGATACATTTATTCAGTCCGTTCCGGTTTCTACAAATGCTAATCTTAATCTTTTAATAACGTCATCAAGTACCGACTGTGATACTGCTAATGGAATTGCTAATGTCAATATGGGAAGTGGCAGCCCTCCTTATACTTTTTTATGGAGCGATGGTCAAACAACTTCAATGGCTTCAGGTCTTAATGCAGGTACCTATAACGTGATCGTTACAGATGTTAATGGATGTAAACAAGCCGCAACAGCTTCTGTTATTTCAAAGGCTGGAACTGCAAATGCCGGTATAGATGCAACGATTAATTTTGGTTCATCAACACAATTAAATGCCGCAGGTGGAGGAACATATAGTTGGTCCCCATCAGATGGATTAAGTTGTACCGATTGTCAAAGTCCTTTCGCCACTCCTTCACAAACAACAATTTATACGGTAATTGTTACCGATACCAATGGATGCACGGCTACAGATGATGTTAAGGTTAAAATAAATTGCGGGGAACTATTTGTTCCAACAGCTTTTTCTCCGAATGGCGATGGTGAAAATGATGTTTGTTATGTAAGGGGACATTGTATCCTGTCTCTCGATTTTTCAATATTTAATCGTTGGGGTGAAAAGGTATTTGAAACGGCACATCAATCTTATGGATGGGATGGTACATATAGAGGCCAATCGTGTAGCAATGGCGTGTATATTTATTATCTCAATGGAACTTTGGTTGACGGGTCAGCAATTTCGAAGAAGGGAAATATAACACTGGTGAAGTAA